DNA from Gemmatimonadaceae bacterium:
TCGAGCACCGCGAGCGGCGCGTCGACGCGGTGCGCGGTGCGCAGCAGCGCCTGCACGTCCTTGGGGAAGCACGAACCGCCGTACCCCGGACCCGGGAAGAGGAAGGCGGACCCGATGCGCGAATCGCTGCCGATGCCCTTGCGCACGAGATCGACGTTGGCGCCGACCTTCTCGCACAATCCGGCGATCTCGTTCATGAACGAGATGCGCGTCGCGAGCATCGAGTTGGCGGCGTACTTGGTCATCTCCGCCGACGGGATGTCCATGAAGATGATCGGCTTGCCGGTGCGCACGAACGGCGCGTACAGCTCGGCCATCACCGAGCGCGCGAAGTCGCTCTCGACGCCGAGCACGACGCGGTCGGGCTTGAGGAAGTCGTCGATGGCCGCCCCTTCCTTGAGGAACTCGGGATTGGAGCAGACGTGGAACGGGAACTTCGCGTTTGCGGCCACCGCGGCGCGCACCTTCTCGGCCGTGCCGACCGGGACGGTCGATTTCGTGACGACGACGATTTCGCGCGCCATGAAGCGGCCGATGGTGTCGGCCACGGCCAGCACGTGCTTGAGGTCGGCCGAGCCGTCCTCGTCCGGCGGCGTGCCGACGGCGATAAAGACGACGTCCGCCGAAGCGACGGCCCCAGCGATGTCGATCGTGAACTTGAGGCGTCCCGCGCCCTGGTTGCGCTCGACGAGCGTGTCCAGTCCGGGTTCGTAGATCGGCAGGACGTTCTTCTTCAGTCCGTCGATCTTGGCCTGGTCAATATCGGCGCACGTGACGTTCGAGCCGGTCTCGGCGAAGCAGGCGCCGGCGACCAGGCCGACATATCCGGATCCGATGACGGTGATGTTCATCGACAGTGATGGCGGATGGCAGATGGCGGATGGCAGAACATTCGATCAGACCGCTGCGTGCTGGCGGGGAGCGTCGGGGGTGAGCGAGACGATGCGGGCCTTGCCGGGCTTGAGGCCGGCCGTGGCGTGGCGGGTGTCCACCACCAGCGAGGCGAGGTTGACCACGCGCTGGTAGTCCACCGCCTTGTGATTCGTGACGACCACCACGACGTCGGCGGCGACGAGCACTTCATCTGTCAGCGACACGCCCACCACCTCGTGCCCGTCCTCGCGGAAGCGCGGCACGTGCGGATCGTGGTACTCCACATGCGCGCCCTGCGCCTCGAGCAGCTTGATCACGTCCAGCGCCGGGCTCTCGCGCATGTCGTCGATGTCGTTCTTGTAGGCGACGCCGAGCACGAGCACGCGCGAGCCGTTGACCGCCTTCTTCACGTCGTTGAGCGCGCGGGCGACCTTCTCGACGACGTACGCCGGCATCGCGCTGTTGATCTCGCTCGCGAGGTCGATGAAGCGCGTCTTGTAGTTCAGCGTGCGCATCTTCCACGCGAGGTAGTGCGGATCGAGCGGAATGCAGTGCCCGCCGATGCCGGGGCCCGGCGTGAACTTCATGAAGCCGAACGGCTTGGTGGCCGCGGCCTCGATCACTTCCCAGACATCCACGCCCAGCCGGTCGCAGACGATCGCCATCTCGTTCACGAGCCCGATGTTGACCGACCGGAAGGTGTTCTCCAGCAGCTTCACCAGTTCCGCCGCCTCCGGCGACGACACCGGCACGGTGCGGTCGATGCACGACGAGTACAGGCGCGACGCCATGTCCGTGCAGGCCGTCGTGATGCCGCCCACGACCTTGGGCGTGTTCTTGGTGTTGTAGACCGGGTTGCCCGGATCGACGCGTTCGGGCGAGAAGGCGAGGAAGGCATCCTCGCCGATGGTCAGGCCGCGCGCTTCGAGCGCCGGCAGCAGCAGGTCGCGCGTGGTGCCGGGATAGGTCGTGCTCTCGAGCACCACGAGCATGCCCGGGTGCGCATGGCGCGCCACGGTGTCGGTGGCCGAGATCACGTACGACATGTCGGGATCGCGCGTCTTGGCGAGCGGCGTCGGCACGGCGATGGACACCGTGTCCACCTCGCCCAGCCGGGCCTCGTCGGTGGTCGCCTCGAAGCGCCCGCCCTTCACGTGCTTCGCCACCTGCGCGGCCGGCACGTCCTGGATGTGCGACTCGCCGCGCATCAGCAGGTCGCAGACGCGCTGCTGCACGTCGTACCCGATCACGTGGAATCCGGCCTCGCAGAGCTCCATCACCAGCGGGAGTCCCACGTAGCCCAGCCCCACCACGGCACAGACGGCCTGGCGGGACTCGATGCGCTGCTGCAGCCGATCGCGAATGCTCGTCATCGTTGGCCTGGCCTCGGGTTACTTGCCGAAGAAGCCGCGCACCGCCGACACGACCTCGTCGAGCTGCGCCGGCGTGAGCTCGGGGTAGATCGGGAGCGAGACGACTTCCTTCGACGCCCGCTCGGCCTCGGGACACTGCCCTTCCTTGTAGCCGAGGTAGGCGAAGCACGGCTGCAGGTGCAGCGGAAGCGGGTAGTAGACCGAATGGCCGATCCCCTTCGAGGCGAGGTGCGCCTTGAACTCATCGCGGCGCGGCACGCGGAGGGTGTACTGGTTGAAGATCGACTCGCTCACCGGCTCGGTGTACGGCGTCGTGATCTCGGCGACATCGGCGAACGCCTGGTTGTAGAACGCAGCGTTGGCGCGGCGCTTGGCGCTCCACTGCGCGAGGTGCGGAAGCTTGGCCAGCAGTGCCGCCGCCTGCAGCGCGTCGAGACGCGAGTTGTAGCCGACGATCTCGTGGATGTATGTCTTGGTGCTGCCGTGCGTGCGGAGGCGCATGAGTTCGTTGTAGAGCCCCTCGTCCTGCGTCACCACCGCGCCGCCATCGCCGTAGCCGCCCAAGTTCTTGGACGGGAAGAAGGAGAAGGTGCCGATGGTCGCCGCTTCGCCCGCCATGCGCCAGGTGCCGTCGATCTTGCGGCGCGCGCCGATGCTCTGCGCCGCGTCCTCGATCACGGGAATGTCCTTGGCCACCTTGGCCACCGCCTCGACCGCCGCCACCTGGCCGAACAGGTCGACGGGAACGACGGCCTTCGTTTTCGAGGTGATCGCCGCGCCCACCGCCGCCGGATCGATGTTGAACGTCTTCGGGTCGATGTCCACGAAGACCGGCGTGGCGCCGACGTTGTGGATGGCGCCCGCGGTCGCGAAGAAGGTGAAGGGCGACGTGACGACTTCCGTTCCGGCCACCGCCCCCACCGCGCGATACGCGATCAGCAGCGCGTCGGTGCCGCTGGCGCAGCCCACGGCATACCTGGCGTTCGACAGCTTGGCCACCTCAGCCTCGAGGTCGGCAACCGGCTTGCCGAGGATGAACGCCTGGTCATCCACGACCTTCATGATGGACGCGACGACCTCGTCGCGGATGGTCGCGTGCTGCGCGCGGAGGTCGAGCAGAGGGACGGACATGGGCGGGTATGGGAAAGGGGGAACCGGAGGTTCCCTTAATAGTTGTCGTAACCGGATAAAGTTACTTCCGGAGAGCGAGGAAGGGGAGGCACAGCGGGGTTATGGGGGCGGAACGGGGAGGGGGTAGAGGCCAGGCGAGGGGCGAGGGGATGCGGAACGAGGAGGGAGGTCACTGGCGTGCCCAGGACCTCCCTCCTCGTTCCGAATCTCGTCCCGCCTCGCCTGGCCTCTACCTCGTCCTCGTTCCGTTACAGTTGCGCCCTGAGCGGGAGGGGCACTTCCCTGCCCGTCTTCGCCGACTCGTAGATCCCGAGGATCAGCTCGAGCGACTTGCGGCCGGAGCGTCCGTCCGTGTCGGGCACCGACTCATCGCGCAGGACGGCCAGCACATTTCGGTAGTAGCCGGCGTGGCCGAAGCCGTAGACGTTGGGCGGGTTGGTGGCCGCCTGCTCGATCAGCTTGTCATCGTCGTCGTACGACTCGAACTGCCAGTGCTCGACCTTGTTCACCGCCGTGCCGCCGATCTTGACCGTCCCCTTCTCGCCGATGATGGTGATGGACCCTTCGAGGTTCCGCGGATAGGTCAGCATCGTCACTTCGAACACGCCGATGGCGCCGTTGCGGAACTTGAGGATCGCCGCGCCCGAGTCCTCGGCTTCGATGCGCCGCGCCAGCGTGGCGGTGCGCGCCATCACGCTTTCGACCGGACCCACCAGCCACTGCACCAGATCCACGTAGTGCGAGGCCTGGTTCATGAAGGCGCCGCCGTCGAACTCCCAGGTGCCGCGCCACGGCGCCTGATCGTAGTACTCCTGCGGCCGCGCCCAGCGCACCGTGGCATTGGCCATGTAGATGCGGCCGAACCGGCCGCGGTCCACGGCGCGCCGCAGCAGCTGGATCGCGGGATTGAGCCGGTTCTGCTTGACGACGAACAGCCGCACGCCCGCGTCATCGCACGCCTGCACCAGCGCATCCGCCGCCGAGAGCGAGATCGCCATCGGCTTCTCGCAGACCACGTGCTTGCCCGCCTGCGCCGCCTTGATGCCGTGCGCGGGATGCAGCCCCGACGGCGTGGCGACCACCACCACGTCACAGTCGGCCCGCTTCAGCATCTCGTCGTACGCGGTGAACCACGGCACGCCCCACTTGGCACCGGCCTCGCGCGCCCGCTCCTCGACGATATCGCACACGGCCGTGAGCGTGAGTCCCTCGAGGCCCGCGATCGCGTCGAAGTGGTTGTGCGCGATGCGCCCGCAGCCCACGAGCGCCACCTTGAAGTTGCGATCGCTCATCGGTTGCCTGCCGGCAGCGGCGTGACCTTCTCCCCCTTGCGCGCATACTCGCGCGCGCACGACGGGCACTCGAGTTGCATGATGTCCTCGCGCAGCTTCACGCCACACTCGCACATCCACCCGGTGCGCCGCGCCGGCACGCCCGTCACCAGCGCGTAGTCCGGCACGTCCTTCGCCACCACCGCGCCGGCGCCGACGAAGCAGTACCGGCCCAGGGTGACGCCGCAGACGATGGTGGCGTTCGCGCCGATGGAAGCGCCCTGCTGCACCAGCGTGCGCCGGTACTCGTGCTTGCGCGACACCGCGCTGCGCGGATTGATGACGTTGGTGAAGACCATCGACGGGCCGCAGAAGACGTCGTCCTCGAGTTCCACGCCCTCGTAGATCGAGACGTTGTTCTGGATCTTCACGTTGTCGCCGATCTTCGTGCCGTTCATCACCACCACATTCTGGCCCAGCGAGCACCGCGCGCCGATGACGGCGCCCGGCATCACGTGGCAGAAATGCCAGACCTTGGTGTCGGCGCCAAGCACCGCGCCGTCATCAACGAACGAGGATGGGTGGACCCAGGGTTTAGTCATGGCGGAAATGTGGGTGGGGCAGACGGGAGACGGAAGACGGGAGACGAGAGATCCGCCGCCATGCCCTGTCGTACTCTGTCGTACTCTGTCGTACTCTGTAGTACTCTGTCGTACTCTGTCTTACTCTGTCATACTCTGCGGCTATCCAATGTCCGCCAGCCACTCCTGCACACTGCGCACCGTCTTGGGCCGTTCGCGCAGCGTCTGGATGGCGTCGCTCGCGGCGCTCGCCGCCGAGAGCGTGGTCGTATACGGCACCCGCTGCGTGATGGCCACCTGACGCAGGGAGTAGTCGTCCTTCTGCGACCGCTTGCCGAGCGGCGTGTTGACGAGGAGGTGGATCTCCCCGTTGACCAGCAGGTCGATGCCGTTCGGACGCCCTTCGCTCACCTTCTTCACGGCGTCGCACGGCACGCCGTGCTCGCGCAGGTAGCGTGCCGTGCCGGTCGTCGCGACGAGACCGAAGCCCATCGCGTGGAACCGGCGCGCGATCTCCACGGCCTTCGGCTTGTCGTGGTCGTTGACGGTCAGCATCACCATGCCGGAAAGCGGCAGGCCGTTGCCCGCCCCCAATTCCGCCTTGGCGAACGCCATGCCGAACGAGTCGGCGATGCCCATCACCTCGCCGGTCGAGCGCATCTCGGGGCCGAGGATCGGGTCGTACTCGCGGAACTTGGTGAACGGGAAGACCGCTTCCTTGACCGCGACGTACGGCGGGATGATCTCCTTCGTATAGCCGATGTCGACCAGCTTCTCCCCGAGCATCACGCGCGCGGCCAGCGAGGCGAGCGGGACGCCGATCGTCTTCGACACGAACGGGATGGTGCGCGACGCGCGCGGATTGACCTCGAGCACGTAGACGACGCCATCCTTCACCGCGTACTGCACGTTGATGAGCCCGACCACGCCGAAGGCCTTCGCAAAGGCGACGGTGTGCGCGCGCATCTGGTCGGCGTCCTTCTCGGAGAGCTGGATGGGCGGGAGCACGCAGGCGGAGTCGCCGGAGTGGATGCCGGCGTCCTCGATGTGGTGCATCACGCCGCCGATGACCACCGTCTCGCCGTCGCTCAGCGCGTCGACGTCCGCTTCCCAGGCGTCCTCCAGGAAGCTGTCGATGAGCACCGGGCGATCCTCCGAGACGCGGACGGCGCGCTGGAAGTAGTCGCGCAGGGCGGGCTCGTCATAGACGATTTCCATCGCGCGCCCGCCGAGGACGTAGCTGGGGCGCAGCAGCACCGGATACCCGATGCGCTTGGCAATCTCCACCGCGGCGTCGACGCTCGTCGCCGTCCCGTTGGGTGGCTGGGCGACGCCGAGATTGCGCGCCACCTCCTCGAACCGCCGGCGGTCTTCCGCGGCGTCAATCGAATCGGGCGAGGTGCCGAGGATCTTCACCCCCGCCGCCTCGAGGCCGCGCGTCAGCTTCAGCGGCGTCTGGCCGCCCAGCTGCACGATGACGCCGATCGGCTGCTCGCGCTCGACGATCTCGAGCACGTGCTCCAGCGTGAGCGGCTCGAAATAGAGCTTGTCGCTGGTGTCGTAGTCGGTGGAGACGGTCTCGGGGTTCGAGTTGATCATGATCGTCTCGTACCCCTGCTCGCGCAGCGCCATGACGGCGCGCACGCAGCAGTAGTCGAACTCCACGCCCTGCCCGATGCGGTTGGGCCCCGACCCGAGGATGATCACCGACTTGCGGCCGGTGCGCGGCGCCTCGGTCTCCTCGTCCCACGTGCTGTACAGGTACGGCGTGCTCGACGGGAACTCGCCGGCGCAGGTGTCCACCATCTTGTAGACGGGGCGGATGCCGGCCTTCCACCGGCGCGCCCGGACGTCGGCTTCCTTCTCGCCGCGCAGGCGCGCGAGCTGGGCGTCGGCAAAGCCCATCTGCTTCATCCGCTTCAGCACGCCCTCGCTCACCGTCCGCAGCGCCGCGTACTCGCGCTCGGCGTCCACCAGCTCCTGCATCTGCGCCAGGAACCAGGGATCGATGAAGGTGATCTCGTGCAGCTCGGCGAGGCTCATCCCGGCGAGGATCGCCCGCTTCACCTGGAAGATGCGCTCCGGCGTCGGTAGCTGCAGCGCGGCGCGCAGCGCGTCGATGGAGTCGTCGGGCAGGCGGTCGTCGATGAGCCGATCCCCGATGTCCCATCCCTGGCGGCCGTTCTCCAGCGCGCGCAGCCCCTTCTGGAAGGCCTCCTTGAAGGTGCGGCCGATCGCCATCGACTCGCCGACGCTCTTCATCTGCGTCGTGAGCCCCGGGTTGGCCCCCGGGAACTTCTCGAAGGCGAAGCGCGGGCACTTCACCACCACGTAGTCGAGCACCGGCTCGAACGAGGCCGGCGTCGTCTTCGTGATGTCGTTGGGGAGCTCGTCCAGGCGATAGCCGACGGCGAGCTTCGTGCCGATCTTCGCGATCGCGAAGCCGGTCGCCTTGGAGGCGAGCGCCGACGAGCGCGAGACGCGCGGGTTCATCTCGATGACGATGAGCTCGCCGTTGGCCGGGTTGAGCGCGAACTGGATGTTGCAGCCGCCGGCGTCCACGCCGATCTCGCGGATCACCTTGATGGCCGCGTCGCGCATCAGCTGGTACTCGCGGTCGGTGAGCGTCATCGCCGGCGCGACGGTGATGGAGTCGCCGGTGTGCACGCCCATCGGGTCGAGGTTCTCGATGGAGCAGATGATGACGACGTTGTCGTCCTTGTCGCGCATCACCTCCAGCTCGAACTCCTTCCAGCCGATGAGCGAGCGCTCGATGAGCACCTGCGAGATGGGCGACTCGTCGAGGCCGCGGCGGCAGGTGGCCTTGAACTCGATCAGGTTGTAGGCGACGCCGCCGCCCGAGCCGCCGAGCGTGAAGGCGGGACGGATGATGGCCGGGAAGCCGGTGAACTCGAGGATCTCGAGCGCCTCCTCCATCGTCGTCGCGATGCGCCCCTGCGGGCACTTGAGCCCGATCTTCTCCATCGCCTCGCCGAAGAGCTTGCGGTCCTCGGCCACCGCGATGGCGCGCGCGTTGGCGCCGATCAGCTCGACCCCGTACTTGGCGAGCACGCCGTTCTCGTGCAGGGCCATCGCCACGTTGAGCGCCGTCTGGCCGCCCATCGTCGGCAGGAGCGCGTCGGGGCGCTCGCGCGCGATGATCAGCTCGACGAACTCCGGCGTCACCGGCTCGATGTAGGTGCGATCGGCGACCTCCGGATCGGTCATGATGGTCGCCGGGTTCGAGTTGACGAGGATGACCTCGTACCCCTCCTCGCGCAGCGCCTTGGCGGCCTGCGTGCCGGAGTAGTCGAACTCGGCGGCCTGCCCGATGACGATGGGGCCGGACCCGATGAGCAGGATGCGATGGATGTCAGTGCGACGCGGCATTCAACAGGTCGTCGATGATGTCCGTGCGGGACCGGCGGGGAGTCCATCCGGTCGCGGTACGAAGTTTCGAGTTGTCGCCCACGAGCCACGGCACGTCCACGGCGCGGCGGAGGGCGGGATCGCTCACGAGCTCGGCGTCGACGCCGGCCCGCGCGCACACCTCGCGGGCGAGGGCCTCGACGGTCACGCCGGTGCCTGAGCACACGTTGTAGACCTCGCCGGGAACGCCGTGGCTCGCGAGTGAAAGATAGGCGGTCGCAACGTCCTCCGCGTGCAGGAAGTCGCGGGTGGTGTGGCCGTTCCCGATCTTCAGCGACCGCGGCGCCGGCGCGTGTTTCGCGGCCAGCACACGGTCCACGAGGGCGGGAATCAGGAAATGCCGCGCCTGGCCCGGGCCCGAATGGTTGAACGAGCGGGTGCAGGTGACGCGCAGGCCGTCGGCGCGCGCCGCCTCGAGCGCGAAGACTTCCTGCGCCCCCTTGCTCGCGGCATAGATGGTGCGCGGATGGCACGCCGCCGTCTCCGGCAGCGGCCCCGCTTTCGCCTCGTGCGCGCCATACTGCTCGGCGCTGCCCACGATCACGATGGCCGGGTCGAGCGCGCCCGCCGCGCGGCGGCGGCGGATGTCGGCGAGCATCACCACGGCGCTCATGACGTTGGTCTCGCAGACGTTCACTGGCTCCTCGCGCGCCGTCGGCACGAAGGAGATGCCCGCGAGGTGGAAGACGGCGTCCGGCGTCGACGCGTCGAGCACCTCGGCGACGGCATCCACGGCGCGCAGGTCGGTGGAGATCCAGCGCACCGCGCGGCGCTCGTCGTCGGTGAGGGCGCCGTGCGGGGCGGGACCGGTGAGCGAGGCGCCGGTCACCTCCCATCCGTCGCGGAGGAGCGCCCGGCACAGCCACTGCCCTGCGAAGCCGGCGGCGCCGGTAACGAGGGCGCGCTTCACGTCAGCCGGCCACGCGATGCCGCGCCAGGTCGGCGTCCACCATCATCCGGACCAGCCCGTGGAAGTCCACGGTGGGCGTCCAGCCCAGCTGCTCGCGCGCCTTCGACGGATCGGCCACCAGTAGTTCCACCTCGGCGGGGCGCATGAACCGCGGATCCACCTTCACATGGTCGTGCCAGTCGAGCCCCGCGTGGGCGAACGCCACCTCGCAGAGTTGCTGCACGGTCCAGGTATGCCCCGTCCCGACGACATAGTCCCCGGGCTCGTCCTGCTGCAGCATACGCCACATCGCGTCCACGTAGTCGCCGGCGAAGCCCCAGTCGCGGCGCGCCGTCAGCGTGCCAAGGACGACCTCGCGGGCGGTCCCCAGCTTGATGCGCGCCACCGCGTCGGTGACCTTGCGCGTCACGAACTCGAGGCCGCGGCGCGGGCTCTCGTGGTTGAAGAGGATGCCGCTCACCGCGTAGAGCCCGAAGGACTCGCGGTAGTTCACCGTGATCCAGTGGCCATACACCTTGGCCACGCCATACGGCGACCGCGGATAGAGCGGCGTGTTCTCGCGCTGCGGCGTCTCCTGCACCATGCCGAACATCTCGGACGAGCTGGCCTGATAGAAGCGCGCCTTGGGGCAGGCCCGCTTCATCGCCTCGAGCATGCGCGTCACGCCGAGGGCCGTGAACTCGCCCGTCAGCACCGGCTGCGTCCACGACGTGGCGACGAAGCTCTGCGCGGCCAGGTTGTAGATCTCATCGGGCTTCACCGCATCCATCACGTCGACCAGCGACGTCTGGTCGAGCAGGTCCGCCGAGTGCAGCTCCACGCGATCGATGAGGTGCTCGATCCGCTCGTACGGCGTCGTCGACGAGCGGCGGACGATCCCCACCACGCGGTAGCCCTTCGCGAGGAGAAGTTCGGCCAGGTAGGAACCATCTTGGCCGGTGATGCCGGTGATCAGCGCGGTAGGCATTTAGGAGATCGGATGGCGAAAGGCGGATGGCAGACGGCGGATGACGGATGGCGGATGGCAGCGCAACCTGGTGGCGGCCTCTGCAGATGAATGTACCATCTGCCAACGGCCATCAGCCATCTGCCATCGCCCGTTGGGCCTCACATGAAGAAGGGAGCCCTCTGGGGCTCCCCTCTCACTACCCCAACGAGAAGCGCGACCGCGCGCTTAAGCGACCGCCGCCTTCCCGCGCGGGGCGCGGCGCACCTTGTTGGCGTGCAGGCAGCGGGTGCACACCTTGACCTTGGTGATCTTCCCTTCGTGGACCACGCGGACGACCTGGAGGTTGGGCTTCCAGGTGCGGCGGGTCTTGTTGTTGGCGTGCGAGACGTTGTTGCCGAAGGCGATTCCCTTCTCGCAGACGTAGCACTTGTTGCGGGCGATGGGCATGGCTCAGTTCTCCACGATCTCGATGCGCGCCATGTCCGCGCCGTCGCCCTTGCGATGGCCCGTCTTGAGGATGCGCGTGTACCCGCCCGCGCGCTTGGCCATCTTCGGACCGACTTCCTGGAACAGCTTGTCGGCGGCCCCGCGCTTGTGGACGTGCTTTCCGGCCTCGCGGCGCGCGTGCAGCGTGCCGGCCTTGGCCTTGGTGATCAGCTTCTCGACGAACGGCCGCAGCTCCTTGGCCTTCGCTTCGGTCGTTTCGATCGCGCCGCTCTCGATGAGAGAGGTCGCGAGGTTGCGCAGAAGCGCGAGCTTCTGCTCGCTGGTCCGGCGCAGCTGCCGGCCTGCCTTACGGTGACGCATCGGGTGTTACTCCTCTTCTTCGTCGTCGGGCGCGTTGGCCGCGGCCCGGCTCGGCGGCGTGCCCCAGTCCGTGACCCGGACGCCGTCGCCACTGTCCTCGAACTTCATCCCGAAGTTCAACCCTTCACGCTCGAGCAGGTCCGCGATCTCCTGGAGCGACTTCTTGCCAAAGTTCTTGACCTGAATGATCTGCCCTTCCGTCTGCCGGACGAGATCGCCGAGCGAACGGATGTTGGAATTCTTCAGGGAGTTGACCGACCGCACCGAGAGCTCGAGCGCGTCGATGGAGGTCGACAGCAGCTGGGCGAGACGCTGGGCGTCGGACGTGCCGTCGCCGGCGATGGCCGCGCTGTGCGACCCGAAGCCGGCGAAGTACTGGAAGTGCGTCTGCGCGAGGGCGGCGGCGTAGCTGACCGCCTCCTCCGGCGACACCGTGCCGTTCGTCTCGACCGTGAGGACGAGGCGATCGTAGTCGGTGCGCTGGCCGACGCGGGTCTCGCTGACGTGGAAGTTCACGCGGCGGACCGGCGAGTAGATGGAGTCGATGCGGACGAGGTCCACCGGGAGCGACCGGTCGGCCGGGTGCTGCTCGGCCTCGAGGTAGCCGCGCCCCTTGTTCACGTACAGCTCGACCGTGATGTCGCGGTCGTCCTGCATGGTGAACAGGTGATGCCTGGGGTTGACGACCTTCACGCCCCCCTGGTCCTCGATGTCGCCCGCGACCACCGCCCCGGCCTTGGTGCAGTTGATGCGGAGCACCGTCTCCTCGAGGTCGCTCGCCAGCGAGAGCGTGAGCGTCTTGAGGTTGCCGATGATCTGGTGGACGTCCTCGACGACGCCCTGGATGGTCTGGTGCTCGTGGAGCACGCCATCGATGCGGAAGCCCCACACCGCGGAGCCGCGCAGCGACGACAGCAGCATGCGGCGCATCGCGTTGCCGAGCGTGTGCCCGTAGCCGCGTTCGAGCGGCTGCAGGCGGAACTCGGCGATGTTCGGGTTGTCGTCGCGCTTCGTCATCTCAACGAGCTGCGGCCGCACCAACCCGCGCAAATCAATAGTCTGAGCCATACGTCCGTGAGATCCGTGATGTGGTCAGGCGGCGATCAGTTCGCCGCCTACGCCCTGCCTCGCCCCTGACGCGCGGCAGGCCCGTGTAACAGTCAGGGTAGACCAGGTGGTGCGGGCACGGGCACGGGCACGGAACAGCTGCCAGCCCCCGGGCGTCGCACCGCCGTTACTTCGAGTACAACTCCACGACCAGCTGCTCCTGCGCCGCGATCGGGATGGACGCGCGCTGCGGACGCTCGAGCATGCGGCCGCTGAACGAATCCTTGTCCACGGCCAGCCAGCTCGGGACCTGGCCGCGGGCGGCCTGCTCGAGCGAGGCGACCACCGCACCGAAGGCGCGGGCGTGCTGACGGACGCGGATCTCCTCGCCCGGCTGCACCTGGTACGACGGGATATCGACGGACTTGCCGTTGATCTCGACGTGGCGGTGACGGATGAGCTGGCGCGCCGCCTTGCGGCTGGCGGCGAAGCCCATGCGGTACACCATGTTGT
Protein-coding regions in this window:
- the carB gene encoding carbamoyl-phosphate synthase large subunit, which encodes MPRRTDIHRILLIGSGPIVIGQAAEFDYSGTQAAKALREEGYEVILVNSNPATIMTDPEVADRTYIEPVTPEFVELIIARERPDALLPTMGGQTALNVAMALHENGVLAKYGVELIGANARAIAVAEDRKLFGEAMEKIGLKCPQGRIATTMEEALEILEFTGFPAIIRPAFTLGGSGGGVAYNLIEFKATCRRGLDESPISQVLIERSLIGWKEFELEVMRDKDDNVVIICSIENLDPMGVHTGDSITVAPAMTLTDREYQLMRDAAIKVIREIGVDAGGCNIQFALNPANGELIVIEMNPRVSRSSALASKATGFAIAKIGTKLAVGYRLDELPNDITKTTPASFEPVLDYVVVKCPRFAFEKFPGANPGLTTQMKSVGESMAIGRTFKEAFQKGLRALENGRQGWDIGDRLIDDRLPDDSIDALRAALQLPTPERIFQVKRAILAGMSLAELHEITFIDPWFLAQMQELVDAEREYAALRTVSEGVLKRMKQMGFADAQLARLRGEKEADVRARRWKAGIRPVYKMVDTCAGEFPSSTPYLYSTWDEETEAPRTGRKSVIILGSGPNRIGQGVEFDYCCVRAVMALREQGYETIMINSNPETVSTDYDTSDKLYFEPLTLEHVLEIVEREQPIGVIVQLGGQTPLKLTRGLEAAGVKILGTSPDSIDAAEDRRRFEEVARNLGVAQPPNGTATSVDAAVEIAKRIGYPVLLRPSYVLGGRAMEIVYDEPALRDYFQRAVRVSEDRPVLIDSFLEDAWEADVDALSDGETVVIGGVMHHIEDAGIHSGDSACVLPPIQLSEKDADQMRAHTVAFAKAFGVVGLINVQYAVKDGVVYVLEVNPRASRTIPFVSKTIGVPLASLAARVMLGEKLVDIGYTKEIIPPYVAVKEAVFPFTKFREYDPILGPEMRSTGEVMGIADSFGMAFAKAELGAGNGLPLSGMVMLTVNDHDKPKAVEIARRFHAMGFGLVATTGTARYLREHGVPCDAVKKVSEGRPNGIDLLVNGEIHLLVNTPLGKRSQKDDYSLRQVAITQRVPYTTTLSAASAASDAIQTLRERPKTVRSVQEWLADIG
- the rpsD gene encoding 30S ribosomal protein S4, translated to MRYTGPSCRQCRRESTKLFLKGTKCFTEKCPVERRPYAPGQHGQNTSRRRKVSEYAKQLREKQKIKRMYGVSERQFRNTFEKVSSLPGITGHNLLAALESRLDNMVYRMGFAASRKAARQLIRHRHVEINGKSVDIPSYQVQPGEEIRVRQHARAFGAVVASLEQAARGQVPSWLAVDKDSFSGRMLERPQRASIPIAAQEQLVVELYSK
- a CDS encoding DNA-directed RNA polymerase subunit alpha, which translates into the protein MAQTIDLRGLVRPQLVEMTKRDDNPNIAEFRLQPLERGYGHTLGNAMRRMLLSSLRGSAVWGFRIDGVLHEHQTIQGVVEDVHQIIGNLKTLTLSLASDLEETVLRINCTKAGAVVAGDIEDQGGVKVVNPRHHLFTMQDDRDITVELYVNKGRGYLEAEQHPADRSLPVDLVRIDSIYSPVRRVNFHVSETRVGQRTDYDRLVLTVETNGTVSPEEAVSYAAALAQTHFQYFAGFGSHSAAIAGDGTSDAQRLAQLLSTSIDALELSVRSVNSLKNSNIRSLGDLVRQTEGQIIQVKNFGKKSLQEIADLLEREGLNFGMKFEDSGDGVRVTDWGTPPSRAAANAPDDEEEE
- the rplQ gene encoding 50S ribosomal protein L17, with product MRHRKAGRQLRRTSEQKLALLRNLATSLIESGAIETTEAKAKELRPFVEKLITKAKAGTLHARREAGKHVHKRGAADKLFQEVGPKMAKRAGGYTRILKTGHRKGDGADMARIEIVEN
- a CDS encoding GDP-mannose 4,6-dehydratase, with the protein product MKRALVTGAAGFAGQWLCRALLRDGWEVTGASLTGPAPHGALTDDERRAVRWISTDLRAVDAVAEVLDASTPDAVFHLAGISFVPTAREEPVNVCETNVMSAVVMLADIRRRRAAGALDPAIVIVGSAEQYGAHEAKAGPLPETAACHPRTIYAASKGAQEVFALEAARADGLRVTCTRSFNHSGPGQARHFLIPALVDRVLAAKHAPAPRSLKIGNGHTTRDFLHAEDVATAYLSLASHGVPGEVYNVCSGTGVTVEALAREVCARAGVDAELVSDPALRRAVDVPWLVGDNSKLRTATGWTPRRSRTDIIDDLLNAASH
- the gmd gene encoding GDP-mannose 4,6-dehydratase — its product is MPTALITGITGQDGSYLAELLLAKGYRVVGIVRRSSTTPYERIEHLIDRVELHSADLLDQTSLVDVMDAVKPDEIYNLAAQSFVATSWTQPVLTGEFTALGVTRMLEAMKRACPKARFYQASSSEMFGMVQETPQRENTPLYPRSPYGVAKVYGHWITVNYRESFGLYAVSGILFNHESPRRGLEFVTRKVTDAVARIKLGTAREVVLGTLTARRDWGFAGDYVDAMWRMLQQDEPGDYVVGTGHTWTVQQLCEVAFAHAGLDWHDHVKVDPRFMRPAEVELLVADPSKAREQLGWTPTVDFHGLVRMMVDADLARHRVAG
- the rpmB gene encoding 50S ribosomal protein L28 — encoded protein: MPIARNKCYVCEKGIAFGNNVSHANNKTRRTWKPNLQVVRVVHEGKITKVKVCTRCLHANKVRRAPRGKAAVA